The Paeniglutamicibacter sulfureus genome includes a region encoding these proteins:
- a CDS encoding 1-phosphofructokinase family hexose kinase, whose product MIVTLTMNPALDTTIELGAPLAHGGVQRSLGSHTQAAGKGVNVSRAIAHAGVKTLAVLPGAETDPLLRRLVADDLEHRSVHIGALLRTNITLTDPDGTTTKINEQGPALNAAVLEEIVRVVVNVSRSASWLVLAGSLPPGADPSFYADLVATVRETLGDAAPKIAVDTSEAPLRALFAPHVHQLPDLIKPNAEELAELSGQGSADAFEDSPTATAAAARALLDRGVGTVLATLGANGAVLVNADGAWHATHTPITPRSTVGAGDSALAGYLLADETGETAPGRLARAVAYGSAAASLPGSAIPTPTQLAPDAVSVEELTLIPRTMS is encoded by the coding sequence ATGATCGTCACCTTGACCATGAACCCGGCGCTGGACACCACGATCGAACTCGGTGCCCCGCTGGCCCACGGAGGCGTCCAGCGCTCCCTGGGCAGCCACACCCAGGCCGCCGGCAAGGGCGTCAACGTCTCCCGCGCCATCGCCCACGCGGGCGTGAAGACCCTCGCGGTGCTGCCCGGCGCGGAAACCGATCCGCTGCTGCGCCGGCTGGTGGCCGATGACCTGGAGCACCGCTCGGTGCACATCGGCGCGCTGCTGCGCACCAACATCACGCTCACCGATCCCGACGGCACCACCACCAAGATCAACGAACAGGGCCCGGCTCTGAACGCCGCGGTGCTCGAGGAGATCGTGCGCGTCGTCGTGAACGTTTCCCGCTCCGCCTCGTGGCTCGTGTTGGCCGGCTCGCTGCCGCCGGGCGCGGACCCAAGCTTCTACGCGGACCTGGTGGCCACGGTGCGCGAAACCCTGGGCGATGCGGCCCCGAAAATCGCCGTGGACACCTCCGAGGCACCGCTTCGGGCGTTGTTCGCGCCGCACGTGCACCAGCTCCCGGACCTCATCAAGCCCAACGCCGAGGAACTTGCCGAGCTCTCCGGCCAGGGCTCGGCCGATGCCTTCGAGGATTCGCCCACCGCCACCGCCGCGGCGGCCCGGGCGTTGCTGGACCGAGGGGTCGGCACCGTGCTGGCCACTCTCGGCGCCAATGGCGCGGTGCTGGTCAACGCCGACGGTGCCTGGCACGCAACCCACACACCGATCACCCCGCGCAGCACCGTTGGCGCGGGAGATTCGGCACTGGCCGGATACCTTCTGGCAGATGAAACGGGTGAAACCGCTCCCGGGCGGCTGGCCCGCGCCGTTGCCTACGGGTCAGCGGCAGCTTCCCTTCCGGGCTCCGCAATTCCCACTCCCACCCAACTGGCTCCCGACGCCGTGAGCGTCGAAGAGCTGACCCTGATCCCAAGGACGATGTCATGA
- a CDS encoding HPr family phosphocarrier protein: MAERIATIASRVGLHARPAAIFAEAAGNEDLEVTIAREGEPADEAMDASSILSLMGLGAEHGTKVVLRADGEGAESVLETLAAILETDHDA; encoded by the coding sequence ATGGCAGAACGTATTGCAACCATCGCCAGCCGCGTCGGCCTGCACGCCCGTCCGGCAGCCATCTTCGCCGAGGCAGCCGGCAACGAAGACCTCGAGGTCACCATCGCCCGCGAGGGCGAGCCGGCCGATGAAGCGATGGACGCCTCGAGCATCCTCTCGCTGATGGGCCTGGGCGCCGAGCACGGCACCAAGGTCGTGCTGCGCGCCGACGGCGAAGGCGCCGAATCGGTCCTCGAGACCCTGGCCGCGATCCTGGAAACGGACCACGACGCCTAG
- a CDS encoding DUF5058 family protein, giving the protein MQIPAILPAVADSNSTDILAVANSPVLWACAIGVFLVIIVQSVIYMKAAKIAAPHVGMTQAELKTSFRAGAVSALGPSLAVVLVAVALLTIFGTPAVLVRIGLIGSVSYETAAAAIAANTAGAELGGPTYTQAVFGLALAAMSLGGAMWMIATLILTPLLKRGDSALRKVNPAIMLVVPGAAMVAAFMVLGIGELPKSWLHVVAFVSSAAIMTILMVIAKRVNRPWIKEWALGIAIILALAITYAATRL; this is encoded by the coding sequence ATGCAAATACCTGCCATATTGCCCGCCGTTGCGGACAGCAACTCCACGGACATCCTCGCCGTCGCCAATTCACCGGTCCTCTGGGCCTGCGCCATCGGTGTCTTCCTGGTCATCATCGTCCAGTCCGTCATCTACATGAAGGCAGCCAAGATTGCCGCACCCCATGTTGGGATGACCCAGGCCGAGCTGAAGACAAGCTTCCGCGCCGGCGCCGTTTCAGCCTTGGGCCCCTCGCTTGCCGTGGTCCTTGTCGCCGTTGCCCTGCTCACGATCTTCGGCACACCCGCGGTCTTGGTGCGCATCGGCCTGATCGGTTCGGTGTCCTACGAAACCGCCGCCGCCGCCATTGCCGCCAACACGGCCGGCGCGGAACTCGGCGGCCCCACCTACACCCAGGCGGTCTTCGGCCTGGCCTTGGCCGCAATGAGCCTTGGCGGTGCCATGTGGATGATCGCCACCCTCATCCTCACCCCGCTCCTCAAGCGCGGCGATTCCGCCCTGCGCAAGGTCAACCCGGCCATCATGCTGGTCGTCCCGGGTGCCGCCATGGTTGCGGCCTTCATGGTGCTGGGCATCGGCGAACTGCCCAAGTCGTGGCTGCACGTTGTCGCCTTCGTGTCCTCGGCGGCGATCATGACCATCCTGATGGTCATCGCGAAACGGGTCAACAGGCCGTGGATCAAGGAATGGGCGCTGGGCATTGCCATCATCCTTGCCTTGGCCATCACCTACGCCGCCACCCGCCTCTAG
- a CDS encoding PTS fructose transporter subunit IIABC yields the protein MIELINRGLVSLDANLGASTTEVIEHLAAMVAAAGRTTDADALAADGKAREAKTATGVPGGIAIPHCRSTAVLEPTLAMARLAPAVDFGAKDGPADLVFFIAAPEGADQAHLKLLSKLARALVKKSFTAALRAATTEDKIVELVSAVLSDDPAVAAAAVASSAPAAPAAAPAAEAAAPERKPRIVAVTACPTGIAHTYMAADSLAQTAEELGVEFAVETQGSSGSTPLSKAVIDAADAVIFAVDVDVRDRSRFAGKPLIQVPVKRGIDEPAKLINDAIAASRDPKARRVPAGTGAEETSESTSKESFGRGLKRALLTGVSYMIPFVAGGGLLMALGFLLGGYAITEVADTYLAENTLFNLPDAGLAAYLGAAAFKIGNLSMSFLVPALAGYIAYAYADRPGIAPGFTAGAVAVFMDAGFLGGIVGGLLAGLAARWITSWKVPRWLRGLMPVVIVPLLGSIIASGLMFLLLGGPIAKLTEGLNGWLSGMTGTAAVALGLILGLMMAVDLGGPVNKVAYSFAVAGLGAASIAENPAPLMIMAAVMAAGMVPPLAMALATVISPKLFTGAERENGKAAWLLGASFISEGAIPFAASDPLRVIPASMVGGGITGAMIMGFHVLSQAPHGGIFVFFAMNNTWPMFLVSTIVGTLVSAILVIVLKKFVRKATPQAVAVEEAAPVAA from the coding sequence ATGATCGAACTCATTAATCGCGGTCTTGTCAGCCTCGACGCCAACCTGGGCGCCAGCACCACCGAGGTCATCGAGCACCTGGCCGCCATGGTCGCGGCCGCCGGCCGCACCACCGACGCCGACGCGCTGGCCGCGGACGGCAAGGCCCGCGAGGCCAAGACCGCCACCGGCGTACCAGGCGGCATCGCAATCCCGCATTGCCGCTCCACCGCGGTGCTCGAACCGACCCTGGCCATGGCCCGGCTGGCCCCGGCCGTGGACTTCGGAGCCAAGGACGGCCCGGCTGACCTGGTGTTCTTCATTGCCGCACCGGAAGGCGCCGACCAGGCACACCTCAAGCTGCTCTCCAAGCTGGCCCGCGCGCTGGTCAAGAAGTCCTTCACCGCCGCCCTGCGCGCCGCCACCACCGAAGACAAGATCGTGGAGCTGGTTTCCGCCGTGCTCTCCGACGACCCGGCGGTCGCCGCTGCGGCCGTTGCCTCGAGCGCACCCGCGGCACCAGCTGCTGCTCCGGCCGCCGAGGCAGCCGCCCCGGAACGCAAGCCCCGCATCGTCGCCGTCACCGCCTGCCCCACCGGCATCGCCCACACCTATATGGCAGCCGACTCCCTGGCCCAGACCGCCGAGGAACTCGGAGTCGAGTTCGCCGTGGAAACCCAGGGCTCCTCGGGCTCCACCCCGCTGTCCAAGGCAGTCATCGACGCCGCCGACGCCGTGATCTTCGCCGTGGACGTGGACGTCCGCGACCGCTCCCGCTTCGCCGGCAAGCCGCTGATCCAGGTCCCGGTCAAGCGCGGCATCGACGAACCCGCCAAGCTCATCAACGACGCCATCGCCGCTTCCAGGGACCCGAAGGCCCGCCGCGTCCCGGCAGGCACCGGGGCCGAGGAGACATCCGAGTCCACGTCCAAGGAATCCTTCGGCCGCGGGCTCAAGCGCGCCCTGCTCACCGGTGTGTCCTACATGATCCCGTTCGTCGCCGGCGGCGGGCTGCTCATGGCGCTGGGCTTCCTGCTCGGCGGCTACGCGATCACCGAGGTCGCCGACACCTATCTGGCCGAAAACACGCTCTTCAACCTCCCCGACGCGGGTCTTGCCGCGTACCTGGGCGCCGCGGCGTTCAAGATCGGCAACCTGTCGATGTCCTTCCTGGTCCCGGCGCTGGCGGGCTACATCGCCTATGCCTACGCCGACCGGCCGGGCATCGCCCCGGGCTTCACCGCCGGTGCCGTTGCCGTGTTCATGGACGCCGGATTCCTCGGCGGCATCGTGGGCGGCCTGCTGGCCGGCCTGGCAGCCCGCTGGATCACCTCGTGGAAGGTCCCGCGCTGGCTGCGCGGGCTGATGCCGGTGGTCATCGTGCCGCTGCTGGGCTCGATCATCGCCTCCGGGCTCATGTTCCTGCTCCTGGGCGGGCCCATCGCCAAGCTGACCGAGGGACTGAACGGCTGGCTCTCGGGCATGACCGGCACTGCAGCCGTGGCCCTGGGATTGATCCTGGGACTCATGATGGCGGTGGACCTGGGCGGGCCGGTGAACAAGGTCGCCTACTCCTTCGCCGTCGCGGGCCTGGGCGCCGCATCCATCGCCGAGAACCCGGCTCCGCTGATGATCATGGCAGCGGTCATGGCCGCCGGCATGGTGCCTCCGCTGGCCATGGCCCTGGCCACCGTCATTTCGCCGAAGCTCTTCACCGGTGCCGAGCGCGAGAACGGCAAGGCCGCCTGGCTGCTGGGCGCCTCGTTCATCTCCGAGGGTGCCATCCCGTTCGCCGCCTCGGACCCGCTGCGCGTCATCCCTGCCTCCATGGTCGGCGGCGGCATCACCGGGGCCATGATCATGGGCTTCCACGTCCTGTCGCAGGCCCCGCACGGCGGCATCTTCGTCTTCTTCGCCATGAACAACACCTGGCCGATGTTCCTGGTGTCCACGATCGTCGGAACGCTGGTTTCGGCCATCCTGGTGATCGTGCTGAAGAAGTTCGTCCGCAAGGCCACCCCGCAGGCGGTCGCCGTCGAAGAGGCAGCTCCCGTCGCGGCCTAA
- a CDS encoding DUF4011 domain-containing protein — protein MRLREYVGAALDIVSGALTPFMADHLARQNQTAGWTGLLDRLENALGAEPPTVPAALPAQLGRLMATPGAAGHVIMLSAGQEQLAARLRDVANDWELGAGFSAAAVQRNLATCAQFLRALGLEHPARRVDELARAAAEHVEDPEATEESTVDAAPAGNGGRVRIDIAHGPSINYASAHTHARILERVVLENPRPEPLSILVTAVVMAGNLPVSAVAESRLELPPGLSTLHDLDVALDPAAFALIDTRRPGRLIVRVAENGKLVAEESGAVELLPAGYWPGAGTQANAELLAAFVQPQHPQLTGILSEAGDLFRARSGTDSLDARQGGAQRVDQSVECIFEVLRARGIRLGNLPANWDLADLGGQHVRAAQEVLTERLGTALDTTLLMSALLERVAINSVIWLVCGHAFLAYWRTPDGALPSSSLDAEGARSLANLVDADHLRIVETTAITTDGRPPMAEAAAATKLAHAQLPSAAGSMVYAIDIRQARRSGISPLPARGISEFGKPVVVEYRAAAPDTLERFFRERTERRQAAPAPTVQAAPPRITAWKNGLLDLSLRNRLLNFTERSRLPLAIPDSVLAGLEDLVNHGRSIELLPADEIGALEKERYTSGPLLPVERRIELLLTRGRAYTKLESGTYLTRLRRLASQAKRIIDESGANNLYLALGSLSWSMDGRALRSPLFLVPVTLRPAGRGKHFRLEIDETGASAPNYCLSEKLHEQFNLRIPGFEDPVRDGSGIDLESALGALRAALADADLPFHVEGTVDLAILQFAKFRMWRDLDENWETFMSAPLVRHLVDTPTSEFTDPAGTGTGQGVDLDQLAARLPVPADASQLEAVAAAHAGHTFVLEGPPGTGKSQTITNLLAHAMASGQRVLFVAEKRAALEVVSKRLNEVGLGEFALDLHDKGSSPNAVRAQIKASLDHLVFADTAGMELASTDLSSSVHRLAGYARDLHEENPAGYSTYAAYNTVLSMDPAIATLPIPERFAAQAFPAAVDEVRQALVRLPDTAGPTRPRDEHPWGFIGGPLGGELQQAVLDAVQALDLALHGAGTLTRDPGVASLVERAPEPQDLRALARLLKAGVPLPVLDAAATVEWRSRSGALLTEATALVQEMAWLPELVEPSVLRMDLAPVHEAATLANRFGFLGIGRKRRRLQVIAEHFGQRWIGGEDTAQHLVASVEGMIEARAQCAKLVAGLGSLAGITLSGNWNPFVDGDIEWLARRRENLVQLADLLAPAGRDREYAALLREVLGQNTPADPARAGELERVAAAWDALREAIAPEPRAGQAWPDTAGFLGRYRRTGQDRVTGRDAERGLERWVAFVEALEPLKDHGLGAAWTQLATGAIPAENALRGFLRGTAESALAERLATHGFDEFSTAAQERAIARFTDSSRRLRRHVAKSLPEAITRQRAQKLKQAESRVGELARQLERRRGGLSVRQLMDSYGDLVTTILPCVLVSPDSAARFFPPRAGEFDIVVFDEASQIRVADAIGTLGRARSAVIVGDSKQMPPSSFAEVSVEPDEDPESGLLVADEESILSEAVMARVARRWLSWHYRSQDESLIAFSNRHYYDGKLSSFPSPRHGAAHAGPDGYGISLVRVDGTFHRTGPAEVLRTNPVEAGRIVAEIKERFDASPMSTPSIGVVTFNAPQRDLIEGLLRDDPDERLGAALETDDEGLFVKNLENVQGDERDVILFSTAFSANARGRLPLNFGPLNNVGGERRLNVAITRARRQVVVFSSFDPADLRAEDSSALGIKHLRAYLDLAAEGTRTLENGSDSAVARDRHREQVAAALKERGHAVATNVGLSDFRIDLTVANPARPPEPLLAILLDNGPWARRRTVGDRDGLPQEILRGLLGWESVARIWLPAWLQDAGAVLDSLDAAVEKAGKARAAREAAPAAVKSPGEGQAWRGSRDGAADGRPEAYPGKATAYTPWDARTAGTLGDLDELRSAAGKKKAAALLGDIAGAEWPIHETRLARLAIGAHESGRMSAAREKSMLAALPRKSYTVDAEGFIWPSKQDPARWVDYRTGFASHGLDIEDICLREIANVMCARASLAGESGVDELKREAMSVLGYGRMTQKVSARLQQGLELAVREQRLESVAGRIRLAG, from the coding sequence ATGAGACTGCGTGAATACGTCGGTGCGGCACTGGACATCGTTTCGGGTGCACTGACTCCATTCATGGCCGACCACCTTGCCCGGCAGAACCAAACCGCCGGCTGGACAGGTCTGCTGGACCGGCTTGAGAATGCGTTGGGGGCCGAACCACCGACCGTCCCCGCGGCATTGCCCGCGCAGTTGGGCAGGCTAATGGCAACTCCCGGAGCAGCGGGGCACGTGATCATGCTTTCGGCCGGGCAAGAGCAGCTGGCCGCGAGGCTGCGCGACGTGGCCAACGACTGGGAATTGGGTGCCGGCTTTAGTGCCGCTGCCGTCCAGCGGAACCTGGCGACCTGTGCCCAATTTCTCCGGGCCCTGGGCCTGGAACATCCGGCACGGCGCGTGGACGAGCTGGCCCGGGCCGCCGCGGAACACGTCGAAGACCCGGAGGCCACGGAGGAATCCACCGTCGATGCGGCGCCTGCAGGGAACGGTGGACGCGTCCGGATCGACATCGCGCACGGTCCTTCCATCAACTACGCCTCGGCCCACACCCATGCCCGAATCCTTGAACGCGTGGTACTGGAGAACCCCCGCCCGGAACCATTGTCGATCCTGGTGACGGCCGTGGTGATGGCAGGCAACCTGCCGGTCTCCGCGGTGGCCGAGAGCCGCCTGGAACTCCCGCCGGGTCTGAGCACGCTCCATGACCTGGACGTGGCGCTGGACCCGGCGGCCTTCGCCTTGATCGACACCCGCCGCCCGGGCAGGCTCATTGTCAGGGTGGCCGAGAACGGAAAACTTGTCGCCGAGGAATCGGGCGCGGTCGAGCTGCTTCCGGCCGGTTACTGGCCGGGTGCAGGCACGCAGGCCAATGCCGAACTTTTGGCCGCGTTCGTGCAGCCGCAGCATCCGCAGCTCACCGGGATCCTCTCCGAGGCCGGGGACCTGTTCCGGGCGCGCAGCGGGACCGACTCGCTCGACGCCCGCCAGGGCGGCGCCCAGCGGGTTGACCAGTCCGTCGAATGCATCTTTGAGGTGTTGCGCGCCCGTGGCATCCGGCTCGGCAATCTGCCCGCAAATTGGGACCTGGCCGATCTCGGGGGACAACACGTCCGCGCAGCCCAGGAGGTCCTCACCGAACGGCTCGGAACCGCCCTGGACACCACACTGCTGATGTCCGCGCTACTCGAGCGAGTGGCCATCAACTCGGTCATCTGGCTGGTGTGCGGCCATGCGTTCCTGGCCTATTGGCGCACCCCGGACGGCGCGCTGCCCAGCAGCAGCCTCGATGCCGAGGGAGCCCGGTCACTGGCGAACCTTGTAGACGCCGACCACCTGCGCATCGTCGAGACCACCGCGATCACCACCGACGGGCGCCCGCCCATGGCGGAAGCCGCAGCCGCGACCAAACTGGCCCACGCACAACTTCCGTCGGCAGCCGGGTCGATGGTCTACGCCATCGACATCCGCCAGGCGCGGCGCAGCGGCATCAGTCCGCTGCCGGCCCGCGGCATCTCGGAGTTCGGCAAGCCCGTCGTGGTCGAGTACCGGGCAGCGGCGCCCGACACCCTCGAGCGCTTTTTCCGGGAAAGGACAGAACGCCGCCAGGCAGCCCCGGCCCCCACCGTCCAGGCGGCGCCGCCGCGCATCACGGCGTGGAAGAACGGGCTGCTGGATCTCTCCCTGCGCAACCGCCTGCTGAACTTCACCGAGCGTTCCCGGCTCCCGCTGGCGATCCCCGACTCCGTTCTCGCCGGACTTGAGGACCTGGTCAACCACGGGCGGAGCATCGAGTTGCTGCCCGCCGACGAGATCGGCGCGCTCGAGAAGGAGAGATACACCTCGGGGCCGTTGCTGCCGGTCGAACGCCGGATCGAGTTGCTGCTGACCCGCGGCCGGGCCTATACGAAGCTCGAGTCGGGAACCTACCTCACCCGGCTGCGCCGCCTGGCCAGCCAGGCCAAGCGGATCATTGACGAGAGCGGCGCCAACAACCTCTATCTGGCACTGGGCTCACTGAGCTGGTCGATGGACGGACGCGCCCTGCGCTCGCCGCTGTTCCTGGTGCCCGTCACCCTTCGGCCGGCGGGACGCGGCAAGCACTTCCGCCTGGAAATCGACGAGACCGGCGCCTCCGCCCCGAACTATTGCCTGAGCGAGAAGCTGCACGAGCAATTCAACCTGCGCATCCCCGGATTCGAGGATCCGGTGCGCGACGGGTCGGGAATCGACCTCGAATCCGCCCTGGGCGCGCTGCGCGCCGCTCTGGCGGACGCCGACCTGCCCTTCCATGTGGAGGGCACCGTCGATCTGGCGATCCTGCAATTCGCCAAGTTCCGGATGTGGCGGGACCTGGACGAAAACTGGGAAACCTTCATGTCCGCGCCGCTGGTGCGACACCTGGTGGACACGCCGACCAGCGAATTCACCGACCCCGCCGGAACCGGCACCGGGCAGGGCGTTGACCTGGACCAGCTCGCCGCCAGGCTCCCGGTCCCGGCGGATGCCTCCCAGCTGGAGGCGGTCGCCGCCGCGCACGCCGGGCACACCTTCGTCCTGGAGGGCCCGCCGGGCACCGGCAAGTCGCAAACCATCACCAACCTGCTGGCCCATGCCATGGCCTCCGGGCAGCGGGTGCTGTTCGTGGCCGAAAAACGGGCGGCGCTCGAGGTGGTGAGCAAGCGGCTGAACGAGGTGGGCCTGGGCGAGTTCGCCCTGGACCTGCATGACAAGGGCTCCTCGCCAAACGCGGTGCGCGCCCAGATCAAGGCATCCCTTGACCACCTGGTCTTCGCCGACACGGCGGGGATGGAATTGGCCTCCACCGACCTGTCCTCCTCCGTCCACCGATTGGCCGGGTATGCGCGGGACCTCCACGAGGAAAACCCCGCCGGCTACTCCACCTATGCGGCGTACAACACCGTCCTGTCCATGGATCCGGCCATTGCCACATTGCCCATCCCCGAACGCTTTGCCGCGCAGGCCTTCCCCGCCGCAGTTGACGAGGTGCGCCAGGCGCTGGTGCGGCTCCCGGACACCGCGGGTCCGACCAGGCCGCGGGACGAGCATCCCTGGGGATTCATTGGCGGACCGTTGGGTGGTGAACTGCAACAGGCAGTACTCGATGCGGTGCAGGCCCTCGACCTGGCCCTGCACGGCGCCGGCACCCTGACGCGCGATCCGGGCGTGGCCTCCCTGGTGGAACGTGCCCCGGAACCCCAGGACCTGCGCGCCCTGGCCCGGCTGCTGAAAGCCGGGGTCCCGCTGCCGGTTCTCGATGCCGCGGCAACGGTGGAGTGGCGCTCGCGCAGCGGGGCGCTGCTGACCGAAGCGACCGCGCTGGTCCAGGAGATGGCCTGGCTGCCGGAGCTCGTGGAGCCGTCGGTGCTTCGAATGGATCTTGCCCCGGTTCACGAGGCAGCCACGCTTGCCAACAGGTTCGGTTTCCTGGGGATCGGCCGGAAGAGGCGGCGCCTGCAGGTCATCGCCGAGCACTTCGGCCAGCGCTGGATCGGCGGCGAGGACACGGCGCAACATCTCGTGGCCAGTGTGGAGGGCATGATCGAGGCGCGGGCGCAGTGCGCCAAACTCGTCGCGGGCCTGGGCTCCCTGGCCGGAATCACCCTGTCCGGGAACTGGAACCCCTTTGTCGACGGCGACATCGAATGGCTCGCGCGGCGGCGGGAGAACCTGGTCCAGCTGGCGGACCTGCTCGCACCTGCCGGGCGGGACCGGGAGTACGCGGCGCTGCTGCGCGAGGTCCTTGGACAAAACACCCCCGCAGATCCGGCGCGTGCCGGGGAACTGGAGCGGGTCGCCGCAGCGTGGGACGCGTTGCGGGAGGCCATTGCGCCCGAACCGCGCGCCGGGCAGGCCTGGCCCGACACCGCTGGCTTCCTGGGCAGGTACCGGCGCACCGGCCAGGACCGGGTCACCGGGCGCGACGCCGAGCGCGGGCTCGAACGCTGGGTCGCATTTGTCGAGGCGCTTGAACCGCTGAAGGACCACGGCCTCGGTGCGGCCTGGACGCAACTTGCCACTGGCGCGATCCCGGCCGAGAACGCCCTGCGCGGGTTCTTGCGCGGCACCGCCGAGTCGGCCCTGGCCGAACGGCTTGCCACCCACGGATTCGATGAATTCAGCACCGCTGCCCAGGAGCGCGCCATCGCGCGATTCACCGACTCGTCGCGCCGGCTGCGCCGGCACGTGGCCAAGTCCCTGCCCGAGGCGATCACCCGCCAGCGTGCGCAGAAGCTGAAGCAGGCCGAGAGCCGCGTGGGGGAGCTGGCCCGCCAACTCGAACGCCGGCGCGGAGGGCTCAGCGTGCGCCAGCTCATGGACTCCTACGGGGACCTGGTCACCACCATCCTGCCCTGCGTGCTGGTCAGCCCCGACTCCGCCGCCCGGTTCTTCCCGCCGCGGGCCGGCGAATTCGACATCGTGGTCTTCGACGAGGCCTCGCAGATCCGCGTGGCCGACGCCATTGGCACCCTGGGCCGGGCCAGGTCCGCGGTCATCGTGGGGGATTCGAAGCAGATGCCGCCGAGCTCCTTCGCCGAGGTCTCCGTCGAGCCGGACGAGGATCCGGAATCGGGGCTGCTGGTCGCCGACGAGGAATCGATCCTGTCCGAGGCGGTCATGGCCAGGGTGGCCCGCCGCTGGCTGTCCTGGCACTACCGCAGCCAGGACGAATCGCTGATCGCCTTCAGCAACCGGCACTACTATGACGGCAAGCTCTCATCCTTCCCGTCCCCGCGCCACGGTGCCGCGCACGCGGGTCCTGACGGCTACGGCATTTCCCTGGTGCGGGTCGATGGCACCTTCCACCGCACGGGGCCCGCCGAGGTGCTGCGCACCAACCCGGTGGAGGCCGGGCGCATCGTCGCGGAAATCAAGGAACGATTCGATGCCTCCCCAATGTCCACGCCGTCCATCGGGGTGGTCACCTTCAACGCGCCGCAACGCGATTTGATTGAGGGCCTGCTGCGTGATGACCCGGACGAGCGCCTGGGTGCCGCGCTGGAAACGGACGACGAGGGATTGTTCGTGAAGAACCTGGAGAACGTGCAGGGCGACGAACGCGACGTGATCCTGTTTTCCACCGCCTTCAGCGCCAACGCACGCGGGAGGCTGCCGCTGAACTTCGGCCCGCTGAACAATGTCGGCGGCGAGCGCCGGCTGAACGTGGCCATCACCCGTGCACGGCGCCAGGTCGTGGTGTTCTCCAGCTTCGACCCCGCGGACCTGCGGGCAGAGGACTCCTCGGCCCTGGGCATCAAGCACCTGCGCGCCTACCTTGACCTTGCCGCAGAGGGCACCCGCACGCTGGAAAACGGGTCGGATTCGGCCGTGGCGCGGGACCGGCACCGCGAGCAGGTGGCGGCGGCGCTGAAGGAGCGCGGCCATGCGGTGGCGACGAATGTGGGACTCTCGGACTTCAGGATCGATCTGACGGTTGCGAATCCCGCCCGCCCGCCCGAGCCGTTGCTGGCGATCCTGTTGGACAACGGGCCGTGGGCGCGGCGCCGGACCGTGGGGGACCGCGACGGCCTGCCGCAGGAAATCCTGCGCGGCCTGCTCGGTTGGGAATCGGTCGCGCGGATCTGGCTTCCGGCCTGGCTGCAGGATGCCGGGGCCGTCCTGGACTCCCTCGATGCCGCGGTGGAAAAGGCAGGCAAGGCGCGGGCGGCGCGGGAAGCGGCTCCGGCCGCCGTGAAGTCCCCGGGCGAAGGCCAGGCATGGCGTGGCAGCCGGGACGGCGCGGCGGATGGGCGACCGGAAGCCTACCCGGGCAAGGCCACCGCGTACACGCCGTGGGACGCGCGCACGGCGGGGACGCTCGGCGACCTTGACGAACTCAGGAGCGCTGCCGGCAAGAAGAAGGCCGCCGCGCTGCTGGGCGACATCGCGGGGGCGGAATGGCCGATCCACGAAACAAGGCTGGCACGATTGGCCATCGGCGCCCACGAATCCGGCAGGATGTCCGCGGCGCGGGAGAAGTCCATGCTGGCGGCACTGCCGCGGAAGTCCTACACGGTTGATGCGGAGGGCTTCATTTGGCCCTCCAAGCAGGACCCTGCCCGGTGGGTCGATTACCGCACCGGCTTCGCGTCACACGGTCTGGACATTGAGGACATCTGCCTCCGGGAAATCGCCAACGTGATGTGCGCCCGGGCGTCGCTGGCCGGGGAGTCCGGGGTCGACGAGCTCAAGCGCGAGGCCATGAGTGTCCTGGGATACGGACGCATGACGCAGAAGGTTTCCGCGCGCCTGCAACAGGGCCTGGAACTGGCGGTCCGCGAACAGCGCCTGGAATCCGTCGCCGGCAGGATCCGCCTGGCTGGCTAG
- a CDS encoding nuclear transport factor 2 family protein gives MSANKDTVRKYIDGFNKSDHAQILSCLTEDIEWTVFGHFRLSGKDAYDGAIESPDFSGPPVLEIVRLVEEDDVVMAELSGEAHRANGATMRMTMAEVFVMRDALITERRAFVIELTENDYK, from the coding sequence ATGTCGGCAAACAAGGACACCGTCAGGAAGTACATCGACGGATTCAACAAGTCAGATCATGCCCAGATCCTTTCCTGTCTCACCGAGGACATCGAATGGACGGTCTTCGGCCACTTCCGGCTCAGCGGCAAGGATGCCTACGACGGGGCGATCGAAAGCCCGGACTTCAGTGGGCCGCCGGTCCTGGAAATCGTGCGCCTGGTCGAGGAAGACGACGTCGTCATGGCCGAACTCTCCGGCGAGGCACACCGTGCCAACGGTGCGACCATGCGCATGACCATGGCAGAGGTCTTCGTGATGCGCGATGCGTTAATCACCGAACGCCGCGCCTTCGTCATCGAGCTGACCGAGAACGACTACAAATAG